Proteins found in one Sesamum indicum cultivar Zhongzhi No. 13 unplaced genomic scaffold, S_indicum_v1.0 scaffold00326, whole genome shotgun sequence genomic segment:
- the LOC105180106 gene encoding ninja-family protein AFP3-like — MENLSLDISANSRLSRDLLQRFMGTASEYEEAVKEEEDEEIELNLGLSLGGRFGVDKSSQKLVRSSSVASCLPVVRDDNDFVAPAPVVYLGLARTSSLPVETEEEWRKRKELQTLSRMEGKRRRSEKQRNLRSDKEGGGNGGGTLSLEERKEIEVNLRERLDREKSLSKRAGSSLRSQFGLSSWAAAAASQAILRSGIDAALAKGKGSYVGSSGGIQGLGQPASQGSVESKGGSSSSMSDLESKTLQGSSSELSPASIQSLQEGGSQELGSSGTRENDKRTREQTSRMTGSETDSPSKRPEASRTRGKEVGTNSMEDMPCVFTKGDGPNGRRVDGILYKYGKGKEVRIMCVCHGNFHSPAEFAKHAGGTDVDHPLKHIVVNPNSSSLL; from the coding sequence ATGGAGAATCTTTCTTTGGATATTTCAGCTAACAGCAGGCTTTCAAGAGACTTGTTGCAGAGGTTTATGGGTACTGCTAGTGAGTATGAGGAGGCAgtgaaggaggaggaggatgaGGAGATTGAGTTGAATCTTGGGTTGTCATTGGGGGGAAGATTTGGTGTGGACAAGAGTTCTCAGAAGTTGGTGAGGTCTTCTTCCGTAGCCAGTTGTTTGCCTGTGGTGAGGGATGATAATGATTTCGTGGCACCGGCACCGGTGGTGTATTTGGGCTTGGCGAGGACCTCTTCCCTTCCTGTGGAGACGGAGGAGGAGTGGAGAAAGAGGAAGGAGTTGCAGACCTTGAGTAGAATGGAGGGTAAGAGGAGAAGGTCTGAGAAGCAAAGGAATTTGAGGAGTGATAAAGAAGGGGGTGGAAACGGAGGTGGAACTTTGAGTTTGGAGGAAAGGAAGGAAATTGAGGTGAATTTGAGGGAGAGATTGGATAGGGAGAAGTCTTTGTCTAAGAGGGCAGGCTCATCGCTCCGGTCACAATTTGGGTTGTCTTCGTGGGCAGCTGCTGCTGCTAGTCAGGCCATTCTTCGAAGTGGGATTGATGCAGCATTGGCAAAAGGAAAGGGAAGCTATGTTGGAAGTAGTGGTGGGATACAAGGGCTTGGGCAACCGGCGTCCCAAGGGTCGGTGGAATCAAAAGGGGGAAGTTCTTCAAGTATGTCGGATTTGGAGAGTAAAACTCTACAAGGATCCAGCAGTGAGCTCAGCCCTGCCAGCATCCAGTCCTTGCAAGAAGGAGGCAGTCAGGAACTCGGCTCTTCTGGAACCCGAGAGAATGACAAGAGAACAAGAGAACAAACAAGCAGAATGACAGGATCCGAGACGGACAGCCCGTCTAAGAGACCTGAAGCCTCAAGAACCCGAGGGAAGGAAGTCGGGACAAACTCAATGGAGGATATGCCTTGTGTTTTCACAAAAGGTGATGGACCCAACGGCAGAAGGGTCGATGGAATACTGTATAAATACGGAAAAGGCAAAGAAGTAAGAATAATGTGTGTATGCCACGGCAACTTCCACTCACCGGCAGAGTTCGCCAAGCATGCAGGTGGTACCGATGTGGATCACCCACTCAAGCATATTGTTGTAAACCCAAACTCTTCTTCCCTGTTGTAA